The following proteins are encoded in a genomic region of Nitrospira sp.:
- a CDS encoding DNA topoisomerase IV subunit A — MASKQKQATVVEKKLIGLADIVIQSAERSKDPTFQIPIRALSNVSFNERKGLIEMGSKKQERSFFNVGMAKKFMQTVLVADALSELQRADLTTSLREIYYRTKHTIKDSHENTFDTQDESDPVIEDLEVSLAALREELHVRAENSGSIVGPVIFGDDGDRVDCSKLGKGGYSVPSIVEPEYLEIRRCTADFVLLVEKGTQWNRLSEDKFWRRYNCILLTGNGQPPRGVRRLARRLHEEHRLPVYVLVDNDPWGYYIYSVVKQGSINLAFESQRMAIPKAKFMGFSSADPERYELPRNVGIKLNEKDIARAKELMNYQWFQKPAWQAEIKRMLASGLKYELDALANKDFQYLTKKYLPKKLQERDWLD; from the coding sequence ATGGCGAGCAAACAGAAACAAGCGACTGTCGTCGAGAAGAAACTGATCGGTTTGGCGGATATTGTAATTCAATCGGCCGAGCGCTCGAAAGACCCGACGTTCCAGATCCCGATCCGTGCCCTCTCGAATGTGTCCTTCAATGAACGGAAGGGCCTGATCGAGATGGGGAGCAAGAAACAGGAGCGGTCGTTCTTCAACGTCGGCATGGCGAAGAAATTCATGCAGACGGTGCTCGTGGCCGATGCCCTCTCCGAATTGCAGCGGGCTGATCTGACCACGTCGCTTCGAGAAATTTACTACCGTACGAAACATACGATCAAAGATTCGCACGAGAACACCTTCGACACACAGGATGAATCCGATCCGGTGATCGAAGATCTGGAAGTCTCCCTCGCCGCCCTCCGGGAGGAGCTGCATGTGCGGGCGGAAAACAGCGGCAGCATCGTCGGGCCGGTGATCTTCGGTGATGACGGCGATCGCGTCGATTGTTCGAAGTTGGGGAAAGGCGGGTACTCGGTGCCGTCGATTGTGGAGCCGGAATATCTGGAGATTCGACGCTGCACGGCGGATTTCGTGCTGCTTGTCGAAAAGGGCACGCAGTGGAATCGCCTGTCTGAGGATAAGTTCTGGCGGCGTTATAACTGCATCCTCCTTACGGGAAATGGTCAGCCGCCCCGAGGTGTGCGGCGTTTGGCGAGACGGCTCCATGAAGAGCATCGGCTGCCGGTCTATGTCTTGGTCGATAACGATCCCTGGGGGTACTACATCTATTCCGTCGTCAAACAGGGCTCGATCAATCTGGCGTTCGAGAGCCAGCGCATGGCCATTCCCAAAGCCAAGTTCATGGGCTTCTCGAGTGCCGACCCGGAGCGGTACGAGCTGCCGCGGAACGTCGGCATCAAGCTCAACGAGAAAGACATCGCCCGCGCGAAGGAATTGATGAACTACCAGTGGTTCCAAAAGCCTGCCTGGCAGGCGGAGATCAAACGTATGCTTGCGAGCGGATTGAAGTACGAACTCGACGCGCTGGCAAATAAAGACTTTCAGTATCTCACCAAGAAATACCTGCCGAAGAAGCTTCAGGAACGGGATTGGCTCGACTAG
- a CDS encoding DEAD/DEAH box helicase family protein: MRSLPAWTAPLRDWQRRALSAVCTHQTKDFLAMATPAAGKTRFALRVVHEFMEKQAAARVLVVCPTNHLRTQWADAAGKIGLQLDPTLTNEQAAEAPDYHGAVVTYQQVCLAPAIFQRACKSKKTLLIFDELHHAGDGKNWGKALRSAFDTSVFRLILSGTPFRSDNNPIPFIRYEEGESRADFAYSYTDAIRDNVCRPIVFPSYEGELSWLSDGREHQATFEDGLTFNRQRERLKTALLQETWVGPVITDAHAQLTRLRKQEQPDAGGLIVCMDQEHARWVADLVGRIIGTKAAVAVSDDPAASRTIEEFADHKRQQWLVAVNMVSEGVDIPRLRVGVYGTNVITEMYFRQVVGRFVRMQEGLPKPQRAWLYLPKDPVLVHYAKQIKAERDHVLEDIMPAEQRDLFGRATVSTNEYMPLMAVARMDSLIGEDEPRVEGDSVAVSEPAVSLHEQKQDLRDLHRLLVAGLARNSGIDHRRLNAELIARTGSRVDQATTEQLRKRIQLLERWKERGYDGKR, from the coding sequence ATGAGGAGTTTGCCAGCCTGGACCGCGCCACTTCGTGACTGGCAGAGGCGAGCTCTGTCGGCAGTCTGTACCCATCAGACAAAAGACTTTTTGGCGATGGCCACTCCTGCCGCAGGAAAGACGCGTTTTGCGCTGCGTGTCGTGCACGAGTTTATGGAGAAACAGGCTGCGGCCCGGGTGCTGGTCGTCTGCCCGACGAATCACCTCCGCACGCAATGGGCGGATGCCGCGGGGAAGATCGGTTTGCAACTCGATCCGACTTTGACCAACGAACAGGCGGCGGAAGCGCCGGACTATCACGGCGCCGTGGTCACCTACCAGCAAGTCTGTCTGGCCCCGGCGATCTTTCAGCGGGCCTGCAAGAGCAAGAAGACGCTGCTCATCTTCGACGAGTTGCACCACGCGGGCGACGGCAAGAACTGGGGGAAGGCGCTACGCTCGGCGTTTGACACGTCGGTGTTTCGGCTGATTCTGTCCGGCACGCCGTTCCGGTCCGACAACAATCCGATCCCGTTTATTCGATATGAGGAGGGAGAAAGCCGGGCGGATTTCGCCTACAGCTATACCGATGCGATTCGTGACAATGTCTGTCGGCCGATCGTATTCCCGAGCTACGAAGGCGAGCTCAGCTGGTTATCGGATGGTCGCGAACATCAGGCAACGTTTGAGGATGGACTGACATTCAATCGTCAGAGGGAACGGCTGAAGACGGCGTTACTTCAAGAAACCTGGGTTGGGCCGGTGATTACCGACGCTCATGCTCAATTGACTCGCCTTCGGAAGCAGGAACAACCGGATGCCGGTGGGTTAATCGTGTGTATGGATCAGGAGCACGCACGGTGGGTTGCGGACCTCGTCGGGCGTATTATCGGCACCAAAGCAGCCGTTGCCGTGTCGGACGATCCCGCTGCTTCGCGCACGATTGAAGAGTTCGCCGATCACAAAAGGCAGCAGTGGCTGGTGGCGGTCAATATGGTGAGCGAAGGCGTGGATATTCCACGACTTCGTGTCGGTGTCTATGGGACGAACGTGATCACGGAAATGTATTTTCGACAGGTGGTCGGCCGGTTCGTCCGGATGCAGGAGGGGTTGCCCAAACCGCAACGGGCATGGCTGTACCTGCCGAAAGATCCGGTCCTGGTGCACTATGCCAAACAGATCAAGGCGGAGCGCGATCATGTGTTGGAAGACATCATGCCGGCGGAGCAACGGGACCTCTTCGGCCGCGCCACGGTTTCGACTAATGAGTACATGCCGCTGATGGCCGTGGCCAGGATGGATAGCCTGATCGGCGAAGACGAGCCGCGGGTCGAGGGCGATTCGGTTGCCGTTTCCGAACCGGCGGTCTCCCTCCATGAGCAGAAGCAAGATTTGCGGGATCTTCATCGACTGCTGGTCGCCGGCCTGGCACGAAACAGCGGAATCGATCATCGAAGGCTCAATGCGGAATTGATCGCGCGCACCGGGAGCCGGGTTGATCAGGCGACGACTGAGCAGCTTCGGAAGCGGATTCAACTGCTGGAGAGGTGGAAGGAGCGAGGGTATGACGGCAAACGGTGA
- a CDS encoding SMR family transporter — translation MQAQWVFLAVAIVSEVIGTSTLKASEGFTRLWPSAIVVAGYASAFYFLSLTLKTIPVGVAYAIWSGAGIALIALIAWVLYGQALDLPAIIGMSLIVAGIVVLNLSSNIASHS, via the coding sequence ATGCAGGCACAGTGGGTATTTCTCGCCGTGGCAATTGTCAGTGAGGTGATCGGAACATCCACGCTGAAGGCTTCGGAAGGATTTACACGCCTATGGCCTTCCGCTATCGTCGTGGCGGGCTATGCGTCAGCGTTCTATTTTCTTTCGCTCACGCTCAAAACCATTCCGGTTGGGGTCGCCTACGCCATCTGGTCAGGCGCAGGCATCGCCCTGATTGCGTTGATTGCCTGGGTTTTGTACGGCCAAGCTCTCGACCTCCCGGCTATCATAGGCATGTCACTCATCGTCGCCGGCATTGTTGTCCTCAATCTCTCTTCCAATATCGCCTCTCACTCATGA
- a CDS encoding efflux RND transporter permease subunit, with protein MKNEKSPVWDIRKTLRKGLKERYPGTEFTFQPSDLTAKTLNFGAPAPIDVQVKGPDMYPNYEFARKLADKLSQAPGATDVVIQQTMTTPTMMVEGNRTFGFGVNRTLKDMADNLLMTTAGSQQIDQIYWLDPSTGMSYLINVYTPQPQINSVNSLMTIPVDDSSNNSSKNDVQLLGNLASLSVKGTPGVVTHGNIMPLFDIYVSVEDRDFGAVLADVEKIVHGMEREKPHSATLEIHGQASLMNDAYVELILGLLTSIVLVYLLIVVNFQSWLDPFIIITALPGALAGIAWSLFMTHTHLSEPALTGAIMTMGTGTANSILVVSYARERLQEHGDALRAAIEAGKTRFRPVLMTASAMIVGMIPMATGYSQNAPLGRAVIGGLLMATLFTLFFVPSVYAVIYERRAIRQKENV; from the coding sequence TTGAAGAATGAAAAATCGCCGGTCTGGGACATCCGGAAAACTCTCCGCAAGGGGTTGAAAGAGCGGTATCCGGGGACCGAATTCACGTTTCAACCGTCCGATCTGACCGCCAAAACCCTCAACTTCGGGGCGCCCGCGCCGATCGACGTGCAGGTGAAGGGTCCCGACATGTACCCAAATTATGAATTCGCCCGCAAGTTGGCAGACAAGTTGAGCCAGGCCCCAGGCGCTACGGATGTGGTGATACAGCAGACGATGACCACGCCGACCATGATGGTCGAGGGCAACCGCACGTTCGGGTTCGGGGTCAACAGGACCCTGAAGGATATGGCGGACAATCTCCTCATGACGACTGCGGGCAGCCAACAGATCGACCAAATCTATTGGCTTGACCCCAGTACCGGCATGTCGTATTTGATCAACGTCTATACGCCGCAGCCACAGATCAACAGTGTCAACAGTCTCATGACCATCCCAGTAGATGACTCCTCAAACAATAGTTCGAAGAATGATGTGCAGCTCCTTGGTAACTTGGCCAGCCTATCAGTGAAGGGAACGCCGGGCGTCGTGACACATGGGAACATTATGCCGCTGTTCGACATCTATGTCTCCGTCGAAGATCGCGACTTCGGTGCGGTGCTGGCGGATGTGGAGAAGATTGTGCACGGCATGGAGCGCGAGAAACCGCACAGCGCCACTCTCGAAATTCATGGCCAAGCGTCACTGATGAACGATGCTTATGTCGAGCTGATCCTCGGACTTCTGACTTCAATCGTTCTTGTCTATCTGTTGATTGTCGTCAATTTCCAATCCTGGCTCGATCCCTTCATCATCATTACCGCCTTGCCCGGCGCGTTGGCGGGCATCGCGTGGTCTCTGTTCATGACCCATACGCACCTTTCGGAGCCCGCGCTGACGGGCGCTATCATGACCATGGGAACTGGGACTGCCAATTCGATCCTCGTTGTGTCCTATGCGCGTGAGCGGCTCCAAGAGCATGGCGATGCGCTGCGGGCCGCGATCGAAGCCGGAAAGACTCGCTTCCGTCCGGTCCTCATGACCGCCTCGGCCATGATCGTCGGGATGATCCCCATGGCGACGGGCTATTCGCAAAACGCGCCGCTGGGTCGCGCCGTCATCGGCGGCTTGCTCATGGCCACGCTCTTCACTCTGTTTTTCGTGCCTAGCGTGTATGCAGTCATCTATGAAAGACGAGCCATTCGCCAAAAGGAGAATGTATAA
- a CDS encoding efflux RND transporter permease subunit, with protein MVNLDPQKMLARHLAPTDIHDVLMKQYLVLPSGDIKIGPTDWIVMTNASPLKIEDFADMPIKREGNAFVYLRDVATVQLMGRVQQNVVLKKGKQIVILVAMKSTEASTLDVVDGIKTMIPLAEQVSPKGVKIRLLDDASTFVKDSISDVVYEMAVAGALVGLIVLLLLGSWRATIIVWTSIPLSILTAIIGLHWLGETINVMTLGGLALAVGILVDDATVMIENIDRHLEMGKELEQAIIDAANQIVVPTLVATLCIAIVWFPLFVLSGVSGYLFGPMAEAVIIAMLASFILSRTLVPTMAKYIMKNHHEHDHQTPRRPQHPRQARPERLRNFFVRFQQGFQQRFDRLLDRYGALLEQSIAHRPHVLPRWSPTASRSYCPIKSKTSSVIAACRSERITSPSFRRRRSALRIAT; from the coding sequence ATGGTCAACCTCGATCCGCAGAAAATGCTCGCTCGTCACCTCGCCCCGACGGACATTCACGATGTTCTCATGAAGCAATACCTCGTGCTGCCGTCCGGCGATATCAAAATCGGGCCGACCGACTGGATCGTCATGACAAACGCATCCCCGTTGAAAATTGAAGATTTCGCCGATATGCCGATCAAGCGGGAAGGCAATGCGTTCGTCTACTTGCGCGACGTCGCCACGGTGCAGCTCATGGGCCGGGTCCAACAGAACGTCGTGCTGAAGAAGGGCAAACAGATCGTCATCCTGGTCGCGATGAAGAGCACGGAGGCCTCGACACTCGACGTGGTCGATGGGATCAAGACAATGATTCCGCTCGCCGAGCAAGTCTCCCCGAAAGGCGTGAAGATCCGGCTTCTCGACGATGCTTCGACCTTCGTCAAGGATTCGATCTCCGACGTCGTGTATGAAATGGCGGTCGCCGGCGCGCTGGTCGGCCTCATCGTGCTGTTGCTGCTCGGCTCCTGGCGGGCCACGATCATCGTGTGGACCTCGATCCCACTGTCCATCCTGACCGCCATCATCGGCCTCCATTGGCTCGGAGAGACGATCAATGTCATGACCTTGGGCGGATTGGCGCTGGCGGTCGGCATTCTGGTCGATGACGCGACCGTGATGATCGAGAATATCGACCGCCATCTCGAAATGGGCAAAGAACTGGAGCAGGCCATCATCGACGCCGCCAATCAGATCGTCGTGCCGACGCTCGTCGCCACCCTCTGCATTGCGATCGTCTGGTTTCCGCTCTTCGTGCTCAGCGGCGTGTCGGGTTATCTGTTCGGGCCTATGGCGGAAGCGGTCATCATCGCGATGCTCGCCTCCTTCATCCTGTCGCGCACACTGGTGCCGACCATGGCGAAATATATAATGAAAAATCATCATGAGCATGATCACCAAACGCCGCGGAGGCCTCAGCATCCCAGGCAGGCTCGGCCCGAACGATTGCGTAACTTCTTCGTTCGCTTTCAACAGGGATTCCAGCAACGCTTCGATCGGCTTCTCGACCGATACGGTGCGCTTCTAGAACAGTCGATTGCCCATCGTCCGCACGTATTGCCACGCTGGTCTCCAACAGCATCGAGGAGTTACTGCCCGATCAAGTCGAAAACATCGTCAGTAATTGCGGCCTGCCGGTCGGAGCGCATAACCTCGCCTTCATTCCGACGCCGACGATCGGCCCTCAGGATTGCGACCTGA
- a CDS encoding efflux RND transporter permease subunit — protein MNQLVLIALRRPYTFVVMSILMVLLGGRTVLKLPTDVFPNITIPVTSVVWTYAGLLPQQVEGRITYMFERSLTSTVEGIKYIHSHSYFGSSITNIFLQDGIDVGRAEADIVGIAQNVVKALPPDISPPKIMRLSPSSIPVAMLEISSDDMTPAELYNLTYRRIRPLMVTVPGIVLPTHTGGRTCRSWSTSIRRKCSLVTSPRRTFTMFS, from the coding sequence GTGAACCAGCTTGTCCTCATCGCTCTGCGCAGACCGTACACCTTCGTTGTAATGTCGATCTTGATGGTGCTGCTTGGCGGTCGCACAGTACTCAAACTGCCGACCGACGTCTTCCCTAATATCACCATTCCCGTCACCTCCGTTGTCTGGACCTACGCCGGGTTGCTGCCGCAGCAGGTGGAAGGGCGCATCACGTATATGTTCGAGCGTTCTTTGACTTCGACAGTGGAGGGCATCAAGTACATCCATAGCCATTCATACTTCGGCAGCAGCATCACCAACATCTTTCTCCAGGACGGAATCGACGTGGGCAGGGCTGAAGCGGATATCGTGGGCATTGCGCAAAATGTCGTCAAGGCTCTACCGCCCGATATTTCTCCGCCCAAGATCATGCGCCTGTCGCCATCCTCAATCCCCGTAGCCATGCTCGAAATCAGCTCCGACGATATGACGCCTGCGGAGCTCTATAATCTCACCTACAGGCGAATACGCCCCTTGATGGTCACGGTACCGGGGATCGTCCTCCCCACCCATACGGGGGGCAGGACATGCAGGTCATGGTCAACCTCGATCCGCAGAAAATGCTCGCTCGTCACCTCGCCCCGACGGACATTCACGATGTTCTCATGA
- a CDS encoding IS5 family transposase (programmed frameshift) gives MRRYGLRDDQWEKIEKLLPGREGAVGVTAKDNRLFVEAVLYRYRAGIPWRDLPERFGDFRVIHTRHTRWSKGGVWKQVFERLADDPDNGYAMIDSTIVRAHQHSAGAKGGREQEAIGRSKGGLTTKIHATCDALGNPTSFHLTPGQAHDLDGADALLPGIDADTILADKAFDADERIIQPLQQAGKNIVIPPKSNRTTTRAYDKALYRARHLIENFFARLKQFRAIATRYDKRAANFLGAIYLAASITWLN, from the exons GTGAGACGATACGGGTTGCGTGATGACCAATGGGAGAAGATCGAGAAACTGCTGCCAGGGCGTGAAGGCGCAGTGGGTGTGACAGCGAAAGACAACCGACTGTTTGTGGAGGCTGTTTTGTACCGTTACCGTGCCGGGATCCCATGGCGGGATCTGCCGGAGCGGTTCGGGGATTTCCGGGTGATCCACACGCGTCATACGCGCTGGAGCAAGGGCGGTGTCTGGAAGCAGGTGTTCGAGCGTCTGGCCGATGATCCCGACAACGGATACGCCATGATCGATTCAACGATCGTCCGTGCTCACCAGCACAGTGCGGGCGCAAAAGGGGGC CGCGAACAGGAAGCGATCGGACGCAGCAAAGGAGGATTGACCACGAAAATCCACGCCACCTGCGATGCGCTGGGCAATCCCACGAGTTTTCATCTCACACCAGGCCAGGCGCATGACCTTGATGGGGCCGATGCCCTTCTTCCCGGCATCGACGCCGACACGATCCTCGCCGACAAGGCGTTTGACGCCGATGAACGGATAATCCAGCCGTTGCAACAAGCGGGCAAGAATATCGTCATCCCGCCAAAATCCAACAGAACAACCACCCGAGCATACGATAAAGCCCTGTACAGGGCACGGCACCTGATCGAGAACTTTTTTGCCAGACTCAAACAATTCCGCGCGATTGCTACACGCTACGACAAACGCGCGGCCAACTTCCTTGGCGCAATCTATCTCGCTGCCTCCATCACATGGCTTAATTGA
- a CDS encoding response regulator codes for MMGYGKRVLVVDDEEHIGHVLVEYLEMHHFAAVAVTDGLQALRELHRRHFDAMITDLHMPYLDGLDLFRQCHLVWPQLPVILMSGNLLDTIWPAMAQGPYACLPKPVDPKKLIYVLSEAISDSDDLRSGQGDRIIHMLEAQPVPEGARDRWEAGGFTEDEAR; via the coding sequence ATGATGGGATATGGCAAACGCGTGTTAGTCGTTGACGATGAGGAGCATATAGGCCACGTGCTCGTGGAGTATTTGGAGATGCACCACTTTGCGGCGGTGGCGGTCACGGATGGACTGCAGGCCTTGAGGGAACTTCACCGCCGTCACTTTGATGCCATGATTACCGATCTCCATATGCCGTACCTCGATGGGCTCGACCTCTTCCGCCAATGTCACCTGGTGTGGCCGCAGCTGCCCGTCATTCTCATGTCCGGTAATCTCCTCGATACGATCTGGCCGGCGATGGCCCAGGGACCCTATGCTTGTCTGCCCAAACCAGTCGATCCCAAGAAATTGATCTATGTCCTTTCAGAGGCTATCTCAGACTCGGATGATCTCCGATCCGGTCAGGGAGATAGGATCATCCACATGCTGGAGGCCCAACCAGTGCCGGAGGGAGCGAGAGACAGATGGGAGGCAGGTGGATTTACCGAAGATGAGGCGCGTTGA
- a CDS encoding RNA polymerase sigma factor, producing the protein MSLETLPGDRMAQPEGADGDLVQRVVAGETERFEDLMLRHRDHVRRIVGGHISPDRVAEVAHEVFVKAYIGLGTYRFEEPFPHWLATIAVRTCYDFWRIQQAADLPVSTLTTEHQRWIDQVMAARSDEGFAEQARRQEASEVLQWALARLSPENRLVVTLVHLDGYSVREAAALLGWSVINVKVRAHRARQLLRTILREEVAKQ; encoded by the coding sequence ATGTCCCTTGAGACGTTGCCGGGGGACAGGATGGCTCAGCCGGAGGGGGCGGATGGTGACCTGGTGCAGCGGGTAGTCGCAGGTGAGACCGAGCGCTTTGAAGATTTGATGCTCCGCCATCGGGATCATGTTAGGCGAATAGTCGGAGGCCACATCTCGCCCGACCGGGTGGCCGAAGTCGCACATGAGGTCTTTGTGAAGGCCTACATCGGACTCGGGACCTATCGGTTCGAAGAACCCTTCCCCCATTGGCTGGCCACGATCGCCGTCCGTACTTGCTACGACTTTTGGCGGATACAACAGGCGGCAGACTTGCCGGTGAGTACGCTCACAACTGAGCATCAACGCTGGATCGACCAAGTGATGGCGGCCCGGTCGGATGAGGGCTTTGCCGAACAGGCCCGCCGACAAGAAGCTAGTGAGGTGTTACAGTGGGCACTGGCCCGCCTGTCGCCCGAGAACCGTCTGGTCGTGACCTTGGTGCATCTCGACGGTTATTCCGTCCGAGAGGCTGCCGCGTTATTAGGGTGGAGCGTGATCAACGTCAAAGTACGCGCGCATCGAGCCCGGCAGCTCCTGCGCACGATCCTCAGAGAGGAGGTCGCCAAACAATGA
- a CDS encoding Slp family lipoprotein, which produces MKGESPMRMIGLVTMSVWLSACSTTPMFPLAITKDVEANTFDVKAWEDQAYHPSSAAFVPHKVELAGEIIRVIQKPNAVVILAEEQPLDAPPASSPIKAEQDGAPWFAITFKGAVEPSLLQAGNRLIVVGTTQRARSEMLGGAPRMLPHLMAQCLHIWDTEGVKNMHVYSDAGFARDYPAEERTFCFGGSNASSSPSDSQGDEERVSGGS; this is translated from the coding sequence ATGAAAGGAGAGTCACCCATGCGTATGATCGGATTGGTCACGATGAGTGTGTGGTTGAGCGCTTGCTCAACCACCCCGATGTTCCCCCTGGCGATTACGAAGGACGTCGAAGCCAACACCTTTGACGTCAAGGCCTGGGAGGACCAAGCCTATCATCCCTCGAGCGCCGCCTTTGTCCCCCACAAAGTCGAGTTGGCCGGTGAGATCATACGAGTGATTCAGAAACCAAATGCTGTGGTCATTCTGGCTGAGGAGCAGCCTCTCGATGCGCCTCCAGCGTCTAGCCCGATCAAAGCCGAACAGGACGGCGCACCCTGGTTTGCGATCACGTTTAAGGGGGCTGTGGAGCCGAGTCTGTTGCAGGCCGGTAATCGGCTGATTGTGGTCGGCACGACGCAACGAGCCAGATCGGAAATGCTCGGTGGCGCTCCACGAATGCTGCCACACCTGATGGCGCAATGTCTTCACATCTGGGACACCGAAGGGGTCAAGAACATGCATGTCTATTCCGACGCAGGCTTCGCCAGAGACTACCCTGCGGAAGAGCGCACCTTCTGTTTTGGAGGTAGCAATGCGAGTTCCTCGCCCAGCGACAGCCAAGGCGACGAGGAGAGAGTCTCTGGAGGCTCGTGA
- a CDS encoding response regulator, translating into MMGYGKRLLVVDDEERVGRPLVGQLELHYFAVVAVADGLQALRELHQRHFDAVITDLHMPYLDGLDLLRQCRLVWPQLPVILMSDNLPGIVWPAMAQGAFACLPKPVDTEKLIHVLSEAITHTDDPRSSQVDMLSHMPEAQRC; encoded by the coding sequence ATGATGGGATACGGCAAGCGCCTGTTAGTGGTTGACGATGAAGAGCGGGTCGGCCGCCCTTTGGTGGGGCAACTGGAGTTGCACTACTTCGCGGTGGTGGCGGTCGCGGATGGCTTGCAGGCGTTGAGGGAACTCCACCAACGTCATTTCGATGCCGTGATCACCGACCTACATATGCCGTACCTCGATGGTCTCGACCTCCTCCGTCAGTGCCGCCTGGTGTGGCCGCAGCTGCCCGTCATCCTCATGTCCGATAATCTGCCCGGTATTGTCTGGCCGGCGATGGCCCAGGGAGCCTTTGCATGTCTGCCCAAACCGGTCGATACCGAGAAATTGATCCATGTCCTTTCCGAGGCCATCACGCACACGGATGATCCCCGATCCAGTCAGGTCGATATGCTCTCCCACATGCCGGAAGCCCAACGATGCTGA
- a CDS encoding Do family serine endopeptidase — MKRSRPLLQIVVCGVMSSLSFTVSGLAGTQQIPTANGHDLQSQVKGTANRVIPAVVSIASTVMVRDQAFSDEALPFGLFKEPPTRRQYGQGSGVIVTPDGYIITNNHVVADAVDVEVILADRRQYKGKVVATDPKTDVAVVKIQASNLPSAIWGDSSHLAVGDFVLAIGNPLGLSRSVTFGIVSAVGRADVGVADFEDFIQTDAPINPGNSGGALVNIHGELIGINTAIASPTGGSVGVGFAIPSNMARAAMQSLLRTGRVVRGFLGASTQDVTPSLGKIFRLPDVKGAIVTDVQSRGTAERAGLKRGDVVVRFDGRDIMDSGQLRNLVAQSPIGSKHRLDLIRDGKQYQADLVIQEAPRERTKKSQVASSAVSTVHPLSGVVFDDVTPPLARQMDLPVNTGVVVTDIEEGSLAETSGLQPGDVVLEMNRQHVNSFAVLQRLADPLKPTDLALLLVNRQGNVIYIPIQGE; from the coding sequence GTGAAACGCAGCAGACCCCTTCTGCAGATTGTCGTTTGCGGAGTCATGAGCAGTCTGTCCTTTACGGTCTCTGGACTGGCTGGCACTCAACAGATTCCGACGGCCAACGGCCACGATTTGCAGAGCCAAGTCAAAGGTACAGCCAATAGGGTCATTCCGGCGGTGGTCAGTATCGCATCCACCGTGATGGTGCGCGATCAGGCCTTCAGCGACGAAGCCTTGCCGTTCGGTCTGTTCAAAGAGCCGCCGACCCGCCGACAATATGGCCAGGGGTCGGGCGTGATTGTCACGCCGGACGGCTACATCATCACGAATAACCATGTGGTCGCAGATGCCGTCGATGTGGAAGTGATCCTGGCGGATCGCCGCCAATACAAGGGAAAGGTGGTCGCGACGGATCCAAAGACCGACGTGGCGGTGGTGAAGATTCAGGCCTCGAATCTGCCGTCGGCGATCTGGGGGGATTCGAGCCATCTGGCCGTCGGCGACTTCGTGCTCGCCATCGGCAACCCGCTGGGATTGAGCCGCAGCGTCACGTTCGGCATCGTGAGCGCGGTTGGGCGCGCGGATGTCGGCGTGGCGGACTTCGAGGACTTCATCCAGACCGATGCTCCGATCAATCCTGGGAATTCAGGCGGAGCGCTCGTCAATATTCATGGCGAGCTGATCGGGATCAATACGGCGATCGCGAGTCCGACCGGCGGCAGCGTGGGAGTCGGGTTTGCGATTCCCAGCAACATGGCCCGGGCCGCCATGCAAAGTCTTCTGAGGACGGGTCGTGTGGTGCGAGGTTTTTTGGGAGCCTCGACGCAGGACGTGACTCCCTCACTGGGGAAAATTTTCCGCTTGCCGGATGTCAAGGGCGCGATTGTCACCGATGTGCAATCCAGGGGGACGGCGGAACGAGCGGGTCTGAAACGAGGCGATGTGGTGGTGCGTTTCGACGGGCGGGACATCATGGACAGCGGTCAGTTGCGGAATCTGGTGGCACAATCGCCGATTGGAAGCAAACATCGCCTGGACCTCATCCGGGATGGGAAGCAGTATCAAGCCGATCTGGTCATTCAGGAAGCGCCGCGTGAACGTACGAAGAAAAGCCAGGTTGCATCGTCGGCTGTATCGACGGTCCATCCGCTCTCCGGAGTGGTCTTCGATGATGTAACTCCCCCTCTGGCACGGCAGATGGATTTGCCGGTGAATACCGGCGTTGTCGTGACAGATATCGAAGAAGGCAGCTTAGCCGAAACCTCCGGTTTGCAACCGGGTGACGTCGTGCTGGAAATGAACCGACAGCATGTGAACAGTTTTGCAGTACTCCAACGTCTCGCCGATCCCCTCAAACCCACCGACCTCGCCCTCCTGCTCGTGAACCGTCAGGGCAACGTCATATATATTCCGATTCAGGGAGAATAG